Proteins encoded together in one Procambarus clarkii isolate CNS0578487 chromosome 11, FALCON_Pclarkii_2.0, whole genome shotgun sequence window:
- the LOC123758196 gene encoding putative ammonium transporter 1 codes for MDSGQDITWLMSAEDPPSATLSSVVREERDLLAPSLTDQDMFFLILTGILIFRAIYRPPNLDGMEAKHLWDEISRASGSNSICAMDDFNFSGINWFTRTVNNEVMLQTGFTLLEAGYVRSKNTANILFKNLHIIVISAIAYLLVGFQLAFGRGNSFSGMGDWTYGLANERLVFWLFQFAFAATAATIVSGSMAERCAFNAYLICSVMLSGVVYPVVSHWTWSDVGWLKTQHYQDFGGSGVVHLTGGVAALVGAVILGPRIGRFGPKGKEIRGHSVTLAAQGFLILLFGFLAFNGGFQASISHEVDAVAIAKVVFNTAISASSGGIAVLLMNHSRRESLWSFLMALNGSLAGMVSISVGCNVVQPWSACVIGTVGGSVFLAIHTLLPELKVDDPLDAVAVHMGGGLWGLVAVALFQDGGIVYGGSAEVLA; via the exons ATGGATTCCGGCCAAGATATAACCTGGTTAATGTCTGCCGAAGACCCGCCGTCAGCGACGCTGTCTTCAGTCGTCCGGGAGGAACGTGACCTGCTGGCTCCCTCGCTGACTGACCAGGACATGTTCTTCCTCATTCTGACCGGAATCCTAATATTCA gagctatatacaggccaccaaacttagacgggatggaagcaaagcacctatgggatgaaatatctagagcatctgggtctaacagtatttgtgccatggatgactttaattttagtggaataaattggtttacCAGAACAGTTAAtaatgaagtaa TGTTGCAGACGGGGTTCACGTTGCTTGAGGCAGGATACGTAAGGTCCAAGAACACTGCCAACATTCTTTTCAAGAACTTACACATTATTG TCATAAGTGCCATAGCGTACTTGCTGGTAGGGTTCCAGCTGGCATTTGGAAGAGGAAACAGCTTCTCTGGCATGGGCGATTGGACATACGGGCTGGCGAACGAGCGCCTGGTCTTTTGGTTGTTCCAGTTCGCGTTCGCTGCCACAGCTGCCACCATAGTCTCCGGGTCGATGGCTGAGCGGTGTGCCTTCAACGCCTACCTCATCTGCTCCGTCATGCTGTCTG GTGTGGTGTACCCTGTGGTgtcacactggacctggtcagacGTTGGCTGGCTCAAGACTCAACACTACCAGGACTTCGGTGGCTCCGGCGTCGTCCACCTCACAGGGGGCGTTGCAGCTCTTGTTGGGGCTGTAATTCTTGGACCCAGAATCGGTCGCTTCGGACCCAAGGGCAAGGAGATACGTGGACACTCTGTGACG CTGGCAGCTCAGGGATTCTTAATTCTGCTCTTCGGGTTCCTGGCCTTCAACGGAGGGTTCCAAGCGTCCATCAGCCACGAGGTTGATGCTGTAGCCATTGCCAAGGTTGTCTTCAACACTGCGATATCGGCCTCTTCAGGAGGCATCGCTGTGCTCTTGATGAATCATTCTAGGAGGGAGTCCCTCTGGTCCTTCCTAATGGCCCTTAATGGTTCTCTCGCTGGCATG GTGTCAATCAGTGTCGGGTGCAACGTTGTCCAGCCGTGGAGTGCCTGTGTCATTGGTACAGTGGGTGGATCAGTGTTCCTCGCCATCCACACCCTTCTGCCCGAGTTGAAGG TTGACGACCCACTTGATGCTGTGGCTGTACACATgggaggtgggttgtgggggctggttgCTGTGGCCCTCTTCCAGGATGGTGGCATTGTGTACGGGGGCAGCGCGGAGGTCCTCGCCTGA